The following coding sequences lie in one Vitis vinifera cultivar Pinot Noir 40024 chromosome 19, ASM3070453v1 genomic window:
- the LOC104877781 gene encoding glutathione transferase GST 23, with amino-acid sequence MVRFGLPHIFNTCMLLPVLDSLGTISAEFVAGGQTIRFVDLALGWLDILISILKNIAGLKIVQEERLSLLSAWIQDFADAQITKGNWPPQAQMLANCHALLDASCTAAASK; translated from the coding sequence ATGGTCAGATTTGGCCTTCCCCACATTTTTAACACATGCATGCTGCTGCCTGTGCTGGATAGTCTAGGAACAATAAGTGCAGAATTTGTGGCAGGAGGACAGACCATCAGATTTGTTGATCTTGCGTTAGGTTGGCTTGATATCTTGATCAGCATATTGAAGAACATTGCTGGTCTGAAGATTGTGCAGGAGGAAAGGTTGTCGTTGTTGTCCGCATGGATACAAGATTTTGCAGACGCTCAGATAACTAAAGGTAACTGGCCACCTCAAGCCCAAATGCTTGCCAATTGTCATGCCCTTCTTGATGCCAGCTGCACAGCAGCAGCATCTAAATGA
- the LOC100852412 gene encoding putative disease resistance protein RGA1 yields the protein MPKLKELWRRDTTHPPTSCPCLSHLQIQGCIVLASLELHSFPLLSKLEISGCPKLTSLLLPLSLDSPLSSLHIFECSDLASLNLHSYPLLSSLNISCCGELTSLLVPPSPLLSQFNISSCDKLASLELHSSLLSHLWIYDCPKLTSLLLPPSPRSELSILHCGDLAYLELPSLSQLCIEDCGHLASLKLSSSPLLSSLTISHCPELTTMQLSSLPCLKTLKLCNVRERVFRQLMLVTDSSLESLYMEGIHDMESLRRELLAHASTLQRLSITKCYGLATLPHWISSLTSLTELDIRDCKQIAERCRRETGQDWPQIAHIPEIYIKDGEE from the coding sequence ATGCCAAAGTTGAAGGAATTGTGGAGGAGGGACACAACACACCCACCTACTTCATGTCCTTGTCTTTCACATTTACAGATCCAAGGCTGCATAGTGTTGGCATCCTTAGAACTGCATTCATTTCCTCTTCTTTCTAAGTTAGAGATCTCCGGTTGCCCTAAGCTGACATCCTTACTACTGCCTCTATCTCTTGATTCTCCTCTTTCTAGTTTACATATCTTCGAATGTTCTGACTTGGCATCCTTGAATTTGCATTCATATCCTCTTCTTTCTAGTTTAAATATCAGCTGTTGTGGTGAGCTCACGTCCTTACTAGTGCCTCCATCTCCTCTTCTTTCACAATTTAATATCAGCTCCTGTGATAAGTTGGCATCCTTGGAACTGcattcttctcttctttctcacttATGGATCTATGACTGCCCTAAGCTAACGTCCTTGCTACTGCCTCCATCTCCTCGTTCAGAATTATCCATCTTGCATTGTGGTGATTTGGCATACTTGGAACTGCCATCACTTTCACAATTATGTATTGAGGATTGTGGTCACTTGGCATCCTTGAAATTGTCTTCGTCTCCTCTTCTTTCTAGTTTAACCATCTCTCAttgccctgagctcacaactatGCAATTGTCTTCATTACCTTGTCTTAAAACACTAAAACTGTGTAACGTGAGAGAAAGGGTATTCCGGCAGTTAATGCTTGTCACTGATTCGTCACTGGAGTCTCTGTATATGGAGGGCATACATGATATGGAATCTCTCAGACGTGAGCTGCTTGCACATGCTTCAACTCTTCAACGTCTCTCAATTACAAAATGTTATGGTTTGGCAACATTACCACACTGGATAAGCAGCCTCACCTCACTTACAGAGCTTGATATACGTGATTGTAAGCAAATAGCAGAAAGATGTCGAAGGGAAACAGGTCAAGACTGGCCCCAGATTGCTCATATCCCAGAGATTTATATCAAAGATGGTGAAGAGTGA
- the LOC132252572 gene encoding putative disease resistance protein RGA4, giving the protein MAEQILFNIIADVLTKLGSSSIQQIGSAFGVAKELTKLTKKLTTIKGVLVDAEKRQEESDAVKAWVRRLKDVVYDADDLLDDFATHQLQRGGVARQVSDFFSSSNQLVFRFKMSSKVKNIKEEVDEIVKEINLLKLVQGNIVQREVESSWRETHSFVLTSEIVGREENKEEIIKSLVSSDNQEILSMVAIVGIGGLGKTTLAQLVYNDEKVVQYFEPRIWVCVSDHFDVKSLVKKFLKEVCEQDVEWLELNGLKNLLHKKISQKRCLLVLDDVWNENPEKWDQLKSLLMVVGKGSKILVTTRHSKVASIMGINSPFFLEGLKDSLAWDLFSKIAFAEEPEKVHPKLVEMGKEIVNMCNGVPLVIKTLGAMLRLKTEESHWLSIKNNRNLLSLGAGNDNVLSVLKLSYNDLPIYLKQCFTYCALFLKDYKIEKNMLVQLWMAQGYIQPLDENVGHQYFEELLSRSLLEKFRNDAFNNILSCKMHDLMHDLAQSVVESEVLILEDDVKEIPKEVRHVSLFNSMNLKLKALRAKHIRTFLSIPIHGYKDDSIPNIYFSSFKCLRVLSLNGFKVKEVPKSLGKLSHLRYLDLSHNKFEVLPNSITRLKNLQTLKLIGCHVLKEMPKDMRQLINLRHWEYDGYLSMPCGIGKLTLLQSLPLFVVGNERGVGRLSELKGLNNLKGKLRIQKLENVRDAVDESDKANLREKKYIRMLALGWENRSAQSGRDAEKLMEGLHPPPSLEELRIGRYGGMGFPSWMRNGVLSQLKSLQLVDLSEVEYLGCSSVIETMIYAAETNHDETSMEASQNHM; this is encoded by the coding sequence ATGGCTGAACAAATCCTATTCAATATTATAGCTGACGTTTTAACCAAGTTAGGCTCCTCGTCTATTCAACAAATTGGATCTGCGTTTGGTGTGGCAAAGGAGTTGACGAAGCTTACGAAGAAACTGACCACCATCAAAGGTGTACTGGTTGATGCTGAGAAGAGGCAGGAGGAGAGCGATGCAGTAAAAGCATGGGTGAGGAGGCTCAAAGATGTTGTGTATGATGCTGATGACTTGTTGGATGACTTTGCAACCCATCAGCTGCAGCGTGGGGGAGTAGCAAGGCAGGTCAGTGACTTCTTCTCATCTTCGAATCAGCTCGTATTTCGTTTTAAGATGAGTAGTAAGGTCAAGAATATCAAAGAAGAGGTTGATGAAATTGTAAAAGAAATCAATCTATTAAAACTTGTTCAAGGGAACATAGTTCAGAGGGAGGTAGAGAGTAGTTGGAGAGAGACTCACTCATTTGTGTTGACCTCTGAAATTGtgggaagagaagaaaacaaggagGAGATAATAAAGTCGTTGGTGTCATCTGATAATCAAGAAATTCTTTCCATGGTTGCCATTGTTGGGATTGGGGGGTTGGGTAAGACCACCCTTGCCCAGTTGGTGTACAATGATGAGAAAGTGGTGCAATATTTTGAGCCTAGAATATGGGTTTGTGTTTCTGATCATTTTGATGTGAAGTCATTGgttaaaaaattcttaaaagaaGTGTGTGAGCAAGATGTAGAATGGTTGGAGTTGAATGGTTTAAAAAATCTCCTTCATAAAAAGATTAGTCAAAAGAGATGCTTGCTAGTCCTGGACGATGTTTGGAATGAAAATCCTGAAAAATGGGATCAATTGAAAAGTTTGTTGATGGTTGTTGGAAAGGGGAGTAAAATTTTGGTGACCACCCGACATAGTAAGGTCGCATCAATAATGGGAattaattctcccttttttttggAAGGGTTGAAAGACAGCCTGGCTTgggatttattttcaaaaatagcattCGCAGAAGAACCAGAGAAAGTGCATCCAAAGTTGGTGGAAATGGGAAAAGAAATTGTAAATATGTGTAACGGAGTTCCGCTTGTCATCAAAACACTGGGAGCAATGTTGCGCCTGAAAACAGAGGAAAGTCATTGGCtgtccataaaaaataatagaaatttgCTATCACTAGGAGCTGGAAATGATAATGTTTTATCGGTGTTGAAGTTAAGCTACAATGATTTGCCAATCTATTTGAAGCAATGTTTTACTTATTGTGCGTTATTTCTAAAAGATTACAAAATTGAGAAAAACATGTTGGTGCAATTATGGATGGCACAGGGTTATATTCAACCTTTAGATGAGAATGTAGGACATCAATATTTTGAGGAATTATTGTCGAGATCATTGTTGGAGAAGTTTAGAAATGAtgcttttaataatatattgagTTGTAAAATGCATGATCTCATGCATGACCTTGCACAGTCAGTTGTAGAATCTGAAGTCCTTATTTTAGAAGATGATGTGAAGGAGATCCCGAAAGAAGTTCGTCATGTATCGTTGTTTAATTCAATGAATCTTAAGTTGAAGGCTTTAAGGGCAAAACACATAAGGACCTTTTTAAGCATTCCAATACATGGGTACAAAGATGATTCAAttccaaatatatatttttcgaGTTTTAAGTGTTTACGTGTGTTGAGCTTAAATGGATTCAAAGTAAAGGAGGTACCGAAATCTCTAGGTAAATTGAGTCATCTAAGATATCTCGATCTCTCCCACAATAAGTTTGAGGTACTCCCAAATAGTATTACAAggttaaaaaatttacaaacatTGAAGCTTATTGGATGTCATGTGTTAAAAGAAATGCCCAAAGATATGAGACAATTGATCAATCTTAGGCACTGGGAGTATGACGGCTATTTGAGTATGCCATGTGGAATAGGAAAGTTGACTTTGCTTCAAAGCCTACCACTATTTGTCGTTGGAAATGAGAGAGGGGTTGGTAGATTGAGTGAATTGAAAGGGCTTAACAACCTCAAAGGTAAGCTAAGGATTCAAAAACTCGAAAATGTGAGGGATGCCGTGGACGAATCCGACAAAgcaaatttgagggaaaaaaaatacattcggATGTTGGCCTTGGGATGGGAGAACCGATCAGCTCAGTCTGGCAGGGATGCTGAGAAACTGATGGAAGGCCTACACCCACCTCCAAGCCTGGAGGAGCTCAGAATAGGACGTTATGGAGGTATGGGGTTTCCGAGTTGGATGAGGAATGGTGTGTTGAGTCAACTCAAGTCCCTGCAGCTTGTTGATCTGTCGGAGGTGGAGTACTTGGGGTGTTCATCAGTGATAGAAACCATGATTTACGCAGCGGAAACAAATCATGATGAAACAAGCATGGAGGCAAGCCAAAACCATATGTAA